A portion of the Pseudomonas koreensis genome contains these proteins:
- a CDS encoding polyribonucleotide nucleotidyltransferase, whose amino-acid sequence MRLPPRLIGGVLVATLLTQITACGSIFYPDRRGQIDGKIDPAIAVLDAVGLLFYIIPGLIAFAVDFATGAIYFEPGHTAQIDPARLKQAIGPDGQVDNHKLQAILESELGRDFPLDDPRLIQHKGSTQQLAMFGLQPAA is encoded by the coding sequence ATGCGCTTACCCCCTCGCCTGATCGGCGGTGTTCTGGTCGCTACCCTACTCACGCAAATCACTGCATGCGGTTCGATTTTCTACCCGGACCGCCGTGGCCAGATCGACGGCAAGATCGACCCGGCGATCGCCGTGCTCGATGCCGTCGGGCTGCTGTTCTACATCATTCCCGGGCTGATCGCGTTTGCCGTCGACTTCGCCACTGGCGCGATCTATTTCGAACCGGGCCACACCGCGCAAATCGATCCGGCCAGGCTCAAGCAAGCCATCGGCCCGGACGGTCAGGTCGATAATCACAAATTGCAGGCGATTCTTGAAAGCGAGTTGGGCCGAGATTTTCCACTCGACGACCCGCGCCTGATTCAACACAAAGGCAGCACTCAACAACTGGCGATGTTCGGCCTGCAACCCGCCGCTTAA
- a CDS encoding cation diffusion facilitator family transporter has translation MTSSPEHARLLRLATRASVAVACTLIVAKAIAWWLSGSVSMLAGLTDSALDGVTSMLNLLAVHYALRPADDDHRYGHGKAESLAGMAQALFIGGSAVLIAFQAYQRLQTPEPLGAPWLSIGVIVFSLLLTAALLMLQHRVIKQTGSNAVRADSLHYRSDLLLNGSILIALVLAGMGFAQLDAWFGLGIAAYIFWSAIQIARESFSVLMDEELPTDVSQHMLELACSVPGVLGAHDLRTRISGNHWFVQLHLELPGELTLSVAHGISDQAAAAIHRAYPKAEVLVHADPQEVVLAARTQ, from the coding sequence ATGACCTCCAGCCCCGAACACGCCCGTCTTCTGCGGCTGGCGACCCGCGCCTCGGTGGCGGTGGCCTGCACGCTGATCGTCGCCAAGGCGATTGCCTGGTGGCTCAGTGGTTCGGTGAGCATGCTCGCCGGCCTCACCGACTCGGCGCTGGATGGCGTCACCTCGATGCTCAATCTGCTGGCGGTGCATTACGCGTTGCGCCCGGCGGATGACGATCACCGTTATGGCCACGGCAAAGCCGAGTCCCTGGCGGGCATGGCGCAGGCGTTGTTCATCGGTGGCAGCGCGGTGTTGATCGCGTTTCAGGCCTACCAGCGCTTGCAGACGCCGGAGCCGCTTGGCGCGCCTTGGCTGAGCATCGGGGTGATCGTGTTTTCTCTGCTGCTGACCGCCGCGCTGCTGATGTTGCAGCATCGGGTGATCAAGCAGACCGGCTCCAACGCCGTACGCGCCGACTCGCTGCATTACCGTTCGGACCTGCTGCTCAACGGCAGCATCCTGATCGCGCTGGTGCTGGCGGGTATGGGCTTTGCGCAACTGGATGCGTGGTTTGGCCTGGGGATTGCCGCGTACATTTTCTGGAGCGCGATCCAGATCGCCCGGGAAAGTTTTTCGGTGTTGATGGACGAGGAACTGCCGACCGATGTCAGCCAGCACATGCTCGAACTGGCCTGCAGCGTGCCGGGCGTGCTCGGCGCACATGACCTGCGCACGCGGATTTCCGGCAATCACTGGTTTGTGCAATTGCATCTTGAATTGCCAGGCGAACTGACCCTGTCAGTTGCCCATGGCATCAGCGATCAAGCGGCAGCGGCGATTCACAGGGCTTATCCGAAGGCCGAAGTGCTGGTGCACGCCGACCCACAGGAAGTGGTGCTCGCCGCCCGCACTCAATAA
- a CDS encoding DUF6515 family protein, whose product MNSRIWRLAGVGLLCVGVGAQALADEPQNRGPGNGPQNDGIIRGDNSRQFEHNGQPPNNDGQWQNRNRADDRPEPPRQPGNNLPIQPRPDAVHQTQEPRQGYYRDERPQNGYHNQQWQTRPRPDDNRWPGRPNGHGNGWGPGPQYRPGHVIDRFPDRDYRVPYRGQDYFYSGGYWYRPQGPRYIVVQPPRGIRIQYLPNYAREVWVGGSLLFLAAGSYYAYQEATQDYVVVEPPVQQQPQPQSQGYDVEAYPANGQSPQQVQQDGYQCYQYAVQQSGFDPRTATYQPAPEVVQAYRQAQGNCLSSRGYQVNY is encoded by the coding sequence ATGAATTCGCGCATCTGGCGTCTGGCCGGTGTTGGTTTGCTGTGTGTGGGTGTCGGTGCGCAAGCGCTGGCGGATGAGCCGCAGAATCGCGGGCCGGGCAACGGGCCGCAGAACGACGGGATCATCCGTGGCGATAACAGCCGTCAGTTCGAGCACAACGGCCAGCCGCCCAACAATGACGGTCAATGGCAGAACCGCAACCGTGCCGATGATCGTCCAGAACCGCCTCGCCAGCCGGGCAACAACCTGCCGATCCAGCCGCGACCCGACGCCGTGCACCAGACTCAGGAGCCGCGTCAGGGTTACTACCGCGACGAGCGCCCGCAGAACGGTTATCACAATCAGCAATGGCAGACGCGGCCGCGTCCCGATGACAATCGCTGGCCGGGACGGCCGAACGGTCATGGCAATGGCTGGGGCCCCGGCCCGCAATATCGACCGGGGCATGTGATCGACCGCTTCCCGGATCGTGATTACCGCGTGCCTTATCGCGGTCAGGATTACTTCTATTCCGGCGGCTATTGGTATCGCCCGCAAGGCCCGCGCTACATCGTCGTGCAGCCACCGCGCGGGATCCGCATCCAGTATTTGCCGAATTACGCCCGTGAAGTGTGGGTCGGTGGCTCGCTGCTGTTCCTTGCCGCCGGCTCGTATTACGCCTATCAGGAGGCGACGCAGGATTACGTGGTGGTCGAGCCGCCGGTGCAGCAACAGCCGCAACCGCAATCCCAAGGCTATGACGTCGAAGCCTACCCGGCCAACGGCCAGTCGCCGCAGCAAGTGCAGCAGGACGGTTATCAGTGCTATCAGTACGCCGTGCAGCAAAGCGGTTTCGATCCGCGCACCGCGACTTATCAACCGGCGCCCGAAGTGGTTCAGGCGTATCGCCAGGCGCAGGGCAACTGCCTGAGCAGTCGCGGTTACCAGGTCAATTATTGA
- a CDS encoding Lrp/AsnC family transcriptional regulator → MSKLDRYDLSILAELQRDARISNQELAERIGLSPSPCSRRVKQLEDDGYISRQVALLDRKMLGLSLTAYVLIGMDRHTPERFENFEAAIRTLPQVLECSLVTGMDADYQLKVVVPDMDHYQKLLLGHLTRIEGVTSVRSSFVLNQVLNSTELPLTHLRS, encoded by the coding sequence ATGAGCAAACTTGACCGGTATGACCTGAGTATTTTGGCGGAATTGCAGCGCGACGCCCGTATCTCCAACCAGGAACTGGCCGAGCGCATCGGTCTCTCGCCCTCGCCTTGCTCACGCCGGGTCAAGCAGCTTGAAGACGATGGCTATATCTCGCGCCAAGTGGCGCTGCTCGATCGCAAGATGCTCGGGCTGAGCCTGACGGCGTATGTGCTGATCGGCATGGACCGGCACACGCCGGAGCGTTTCGAAAATTTCGAAGCGGCGATCCGCACGCTGCCACAGGTGCTGGAGTGCAGCCTGGTGACGGGGATGGATGCTGATTACCAGTTGAAGGTGGTGGTGCCGGATATGGATCACTATCAGAAATTGCTGCTGGGGCATCTGACCCGGATTGAGGGGGTTACGAGTGTGCGGTCGAGTTTTGTGTTGAATCAGGTGCTCAACAGCACTGAATTGCCGTTGACTCATTTGCGTAGCTGA
- a CDS encoding DUF2788 domain-containing protein gives MDPALFEEWMMTGLVSILIIFMGFIVWDLAKKSKAGRFGSFILFFVLGLGVAAFIIKSVVIGLIESGAL, from the coding sequence ATGGATCCAGCACTGTTCGAAGAGTGGATGATGACCGGTCTGGTCAGCATCCTGATCATTTTCATGGGTTTCATCGTCTGGGATCTGGCGAAGAAGTCCAAGGCCGGGCGGTTCGGCTCGTTCATTCTGTTTTTCGTGCTGGGCCTGGGCGTAGCCGCGTTCATCATCAAGAGTGTGGTGATCGGCCTGATCGAATCCGGCGCCTTATAA